One stretch of Lysobacter sp. KIS68-7 DNA includes these proteins:
- a CDS encoding EAL domain-containing protein, with amino-acid sequence MTLRFGLQAKFLAGMALVLVGVLALMGLMWQRQSAMQDDVANVGRDSMRELVSERLKRRGEASVTQLADELANPMYYSDLDAIGSIARGMLRQPDVAYVLVFDAQGRIVHDGSGDIPAYGQPMSDPFAFEVVNARNTHTQSSDTTVDIASPVMIGEQRLGGVRVGYSLAAMRVDEDRATHAMRERLDDISRRHLGWIAMIGVALLALGALVVGLVQRTLVRPIRQLADVAHEIEAGNFEADAPVSSRTDEMGDLVRAFGRMSSSVARHDRDIRRMAYSDALTGLANRLAFRESLDRRLLELRGAGRQLALLFADIDDFKRVNDTLGHDAGDEVLVQFSNRIRETVERMGGPEAKLARFGGDEFVILIESVLSPTGNHGDVRTAASRLAEALVAELSRPIVVQERQVFLGTSIGITLFPEDASGSTMLMKNGDIAMYQAKVAGKNCHRFYSRAMDQAVERRVRMEQDLRGAWDRGELSLVYQPVYSLADGQLRGAEALLRWQHPEHGAISPSVFIDVAEQSGLIETIGPLVLRTACEDTMRWQKAHPGADKMFVSVNVSPRQLRSGDLPRVVADTLRDTGLEATRLHLELTETAVIGDEVHASGLLARLRASGVKIWLDDFGTGFSGLSHLRRVPVDGVKIDRSFVADVLRDPDDLALTTAIIAMAHSLGITVVAEGVEKEGQYAILRERGCDLAQGYWLGHPVSPSDFALLLS; translated from the coding sequence ATGACGCTGCGGTTCGGCCTGCAGGCGAAGTTCCTCGCCGGCATGGCCCTGGTCCTGGTCGGCGTGCTCGCCCTGATGGGGCTGATGTGGCAGCGCCAGTCCGCGATGCAGGACGACGTGGCCAACGTCGGCCGCGACTCGATGCGCGAGCTCGTGTCCGAGCGCCTGAAGCGCCGCGGCGAAGCCTCGGTGACGCAGCTCGCCGACGAACTCGCCAACCCGATGTACTACTCGGACCTGGATGCGATCGGCAGCATCGCGCGCGGCATGTTGCGCCAGCCCGACGTCGCCTACGTGCTGGTGTTCGACGCGCAGGGCCGCATCGTGCACGACGGATCGGGCGACATCCCGGCCTACGGCCAGCCGATGAGCGATCCGTTCGCCTTCGAAGTCGTGAACGCGCGGAACACGCATACACAGAGCTCCGACACCACCGTCGACATCGCGAGCCCCGTGATGATCGGCGAGCAGCGTCTCGGCGGCGTGCGCGTGGGGTATTCGCTGGCGGCGATGCGCGTGGACGAAGACCGCGCGACGCATGCGATGCGCGAGCGACTGGACGACATCAGCCGTCGCCACCTGGGCTGGATCGCGATGATCGGCGTGGCCCTGCTCGCGCTCGGTGCGCTCGTGGTGGGCCTGGTGCAACGCACGCTGGTGCGCCCGATCCGGCAGTTGGCCGATGTCGCGCATGAAATCGAAGCGGGCAATTTCGAAGCCGACGCGCCGGTGAGCAGTCGCACCGACGAAATGGGCGACCTCGTGCGCGCCTTTGGCAGGATGAGCAGCAGCGTGGCGCGCCACGACCGCGACATCCGCCGCATGGCCTACAGCGATGCGCTGACGGGGCTCGCGAATCGCCTGGCGTTCCGCGAAAGCCTGGATCGTCGCTTGCTGGAGCTGCGCGGGGCAGGGCGGCAACTCGCGTTGCTGTTCGCCGACATCGACGACTTCAAACGCGTCAACGACACGCTGGGCCACGACGCGGGCGACGAGGTGCTGGTCCAGTTCTCCAATCGCATCCGCGAAACGGTCGAACGCATGGGCGGCCCGGAGGCGAAGCTCGCGCGCTTCGGCGGCGACGAGTTCGTCATCCTCATCGAGAGCGTGCTCTCGCCCACCGGCAACCATGGCGACGTGCGCACCGCCGCCAGCCGCCTCGCCGAAGCGCTGGTCGCCGAGCTCAGCCGCCCGATCGTCGTGCAGGAACGCCAGGTGTTCCTCGGCACGTCCATCGGCATCACGCTGTTCCCGGAGGATGCCTCGGGTTCGACGATGCTGATGAAGAACGGCGACATCGCGATGTACCAGGCGAAGGTCGCCGGCAAGAACTGCCACCGCTTCTATTCGCGCGCGATGGACCAGGCCGTCGAACGCCGCGTGCGCATGGAGCAGGACCTGCGCGGCGCGTGGGATCGCGGCGAACTCAGCCTGGTCTACCAGCCCGTGTACAGCCTCGCCGACGGCCAGTTGCGCGGCGCCGAAGCGTTGTTGCGCTGGCAGCATCCGGAACATGGTGCGATCTCGCCGTCGGTGTTCATCGATGTCGCCGAGCAGAGCGGCCTGATCGAAACCATCGGTCCGCTGGTGCTGCGCACGGCCTGCGAAGACACGATGCGCTGGCAGAAGGCGCATCCGGGCGCCGACAAGATGTTCGTCTCCGTCAACGTGTCGCCTCGCCAGTTGCGCAGCGGCGACCTGCCGCGCGTGGTGGCCGATACCTTGCGCGACACGGGCCTGGAAGCCACGCGCCTGCACCTGGAACTCACCGAAACCGCGGTGATCGGCGACGAGGTCCACGCCAGCGGCCTGCTCGCGCGCCTGCGCGCGTCAGGCGTGAAGATCTGGCTCGACGATTTCGGCACCGGCTTCTCGGGCCTGAGCCACCTGCGCCGCGTGCCCGTGGACGGCGTGAAGATCGATCGCAGTTTCGTCGCCGACGTGCTGCGCGATCCGGACGACCTCGCGCTCACCACCGCGATCATCGCGATGGCGCATTCGTTGGGCATTACGGTCGTGGCCGAAGGCGTGGAGAAGGAAGGGCAGTACGCGATCCTGCGCGAACGCGGCTGCGACCTCGCGCAGGGGTACTGGCTCGGCCATCCGGTGAGCCCGAGCGACTTCGCATTGCTTCTGAGCTGA
- a CDS encoding phosphate/phosphite/phosphonate ABC transporter substrate-binding protein, translating into MAAALAPVAHAKTPEDDTHVLVLGRISDDPKEHYEQLKPLLDYVVPRMASVGIREGRILMAHDVQQMNSYLRRGRVDWVTETPGTGMLLQQGSGAKPLLLTERDGASQYTTVFFARRDSGIHSLADLRGRSVAFQNPGSTSAYYVPATELLDRGLSLQILLSPMDHPDPQGVGYLFARTELNISTWVHKRLVDVGVMSNLDWQNPQRVPAGFRADLQIVHETPPYPRALEMVRGDLDPKVEARLREVLIEASKDPDAREALLRFFKTTRFLPIDDGARHALHYISDGVHRIRAEVE; encoded by the coding sequence CTGGCTGCGGCGCTGGCCCCTGTTGCCCATGCCAAGACCCCCGAGGACGACACGCACGTCCTCGTGCTCGGCCGCATCAGCGACGATCCCAAGGAACACTACGAGCAGCTGAAACCGCTGCTGGACTACGTCGTCCCGCGCATGGCCAGCGTCGGCATCCGCGAAGGCCGCATCCTCATGGCCCACGACGTGCAGCAGATGAACAGCTACCTGCGCCGCGGCCGGGTGGACTGGGTCACCGAAACGCCGGGCACGGGCATGCTGCTGCAGCAGGGCTCGGGGGCGAAACCGCTGCTGCTCACCGAGCGCGACGGCGCCAGCCAGTACACCACCGTGTTCTTCGCGCGCCGCGACAGCGGCATTCATTCGCTCGCCGACTTGCGCGGCCGCAGCGTCGCGTTCCAGAACCCGGGCTCGACGAGCGCTTACTACGTGCCCGCTACCGAGCTGCTCGATCGCGGCCTTTCGCTGCAGATCCTGCTCTCGCCGATGGACCACCCCGATCCGCAGGGCGTGGGCTACCTGTTCGCGCGCACCGAACTCAACATCAGCACGTGGGTGCACAAGCGCCTGGTCGACGTCGGCGTGATGAGCAACCTCGACTGGCAGAACCCGCAGCGCGTGCCGGCGGGATTCCGCGCCGACCTGCAGATCGTGCACGAGACGCCGCCGTACCCGCGCGCGCTGGAGATGGTGCGCGGCGACCTCGACCCGAAGGTCGAAGCTCGCCTGCGCGAAGTGTTGATCGAAGCGTCCAAGGATCCCGACGCCCGCGAGGCGCTGCTGCGCTTCTTCAAGACCACCCGCTTCCTGCCCATCGACGATGGTGCGCGCCACGCGCTGCATTACATCTCCGATGGCGTGCACCGCATCCGCGCGGAGGTCGAATGA
- a CDS encoding RNA methyltransferase, with amino-acid sequence MSDDAISQDIPATPDIRIVLVGTQHPGNIGAAARAMKTMGLSQLVLVAPEKAPDRDTEAMAAGADDLVAAAPVHATLADAVADCALVLGCTARNRRVQLEQLDPREAAVRALAFAGQGPVALVFGRERTGLDNNELQLCHAAVHIPSDPAFSSLNLAAAVQVLSYEVRMQVLGVGTPAPAAAVIAREGLAQHAELEGFFAQLGEALEQIDFHKGRTPDSAMRKLRRLYLRAGLDSAEVRLLRGVLADTQRMAMLAGRGKIP; translated from the coding sequence ATGAGCGACGACGCGATTTCCCAGGATATTCCCGCCACCCCCGACATCCGCATCGTGCTCGTGGGCACCCAGCACCCGGGCAACATCGGCGCTGCGGCGCGTGCGATGAAAACGATGGGCCTGTCGCAACTGGTGCTGGTGGCCCCCGAAAAGGCGCCGGACCGTGATACCGAGGCCATGGCCGCCGGTGCCGACGACCTCGTTGCGGCCGCGCCGGTCCACGCCACGCTGGCCGATGCCGTGGCCGATTGCGCGCTGGTGCTGGGCTGCACGGCGCGCAACCGCCGGGTCCAGCTCGAACAGCTCGACCCGCGCGAAGCCGCGGTGCGCGCGCTGGCCTTCGCGGGGCAGGGGCCGGTGGCACTGGTCTTCGGTCGCGAACGCACGGGCCTGGACAACAACGAGCTGCAGCTCTGCCATGCCGCCGTGCACATTCCCTCCGACCCGGCCTTCAGCTCGCTCAACCTGGCCGCGGCGGTGCAGGTGCTGAGCTACGAGGTACGCATGCAGGTGCTGGGCGTGGGCACCCCGGCCCCCGCAGCGGCGGTGATCGCCCGCGAGGGCCTCGCGCAACATGCGGAACTGGAAGGGTTTTTCGCCCAACTGGGCGAGGCGCTGGAGCAGATCGACTTCCACAAGGGCCGCACGCCGGACTCGGCCATGCGCAAGCTGCGACGCCTCTACCTGCGGGCCGGGCTGGACAGTGCGGAGGTCCGGCTCCTGCGCGGCGTGCTGGCCGATACCCAGCGCATGGCGATGCTCGCGGGGCGCGGAAAAATCCCGTAG
- a CDS encoding inositol monophosphatase family protein has translation MQKPAVTIMVKAARAAGNVLLRHMHRLDALNVVEKERLDYASEVDGLAEAEIVKELKRAMPDCAILGEETGASGRGRQTFVIDPLDGTSNYLHGFPHWCVSIALVENGEPQHGVIFDPLRNELFTASKGAGAVLNDKRIRVTERKDLAGAMLVTGFPPRERERVGAHLDCIRELLRDAEDIRRTGSAALDLAYVAAGRADAYFEAGVKPWDIAAGVLLVREAGGRVTDFRGASTGPMDHRGVIGRQLVAGNLKVSEVLQKAIVNSGYAAVF, from the coding sequence ATGCAGAAGCCCGCCGTCACGATCATGGTCAAGGCCGCACGCGCCGCCGGCAACGTGCTGCTGCGGCACATGCACCGCCTCGACGCGCTGAATGTCGTGGAGAAGGAGCGCCTGGACTACGCGAGCGAAGTCGACGGCCTGGCCGAAGCCGAGATCGTCAAGGAACTCAAGCGTGCGATGCCCGACTGCGCGATCCTCGGCGAGGAGACGGGCGCCAGCGGCCGTGGCCGCCAGACCTTCGTCATCGATCCGCTCGATGGCACCAGCAATTACCTGCACGGTTTTCCGCACTGGTGCGTGTCGATCGCGCTGGTGGAGAACGGCGAACCGCAGCACGGCGTGATCTTCGATCCACTGCGCAACGAGCTGTTCACCGCCAGCAAGGGCGCCGGCGCCGTGCTCAACGACAAGCGCATCCGCGTGACCGAGCGCAAGGACCTGGCGGGCGCGATGCTCGTCACCGGCTTCCCGCCGCGCGAACGCGAACGCGTCGGCGCGCACCTGGATTGCATTCGCGAACTGCTGCGCGACGCCGAGGACATCCGCCGCACCGGTTCGGCCGCGCTCGACCTGGCCTACGTGGCCGCCGGTCGCGCCGATGCCTACTTCGAAGCCGGCGTGAAGCCCTGGGACATCGCCGCGGGCGTGTTGCTCGTGCGCGAGGCCGGCGGCCGCGTCACCGACTTCCGCGGCGCCAGCACGGGTCCGATGGACCACCGTGGCGTCATCGGGCGCCAGCTCGTCGCCGGCAACCTCAAGGTGAGCGAGGTGCTGCAGAAGGCGATCGTGAATTCGGGGTACGCCGCGGTCTTCTGA
- the secF gene encoding protein translocase subunit SecF has translation MKPFNVFPYDSNIHFMRIRWVSLSIAALIMFIAIGAMAVKGFNFALDFTGGVGIELRFPKAPDVDDVRNRLEKAGYSNAQVQTFGTGTDLLIRLQDKPHEERVGAPAGETGSIAQDVRKIASTPDNQAEVRSSAQISPQVGKELAQNGVYALLFVVIGFLAYISFRFEWKFAVAAIITTLHDVVVVAGWFALTGHEFDLTVLAGVLSVMGYSINDTIVVFDRVRENFRGVRAEPAEILNRSVNQTLSRTVITSFVAFLTVVALYVYGGGSLQGMAESQMLGIIIGTLSSIFVACPLLMWLGVSKQDLLPKAKDEAALARRP, from the coding sequence ATGAAGCCGTTCAACGTTTTCCCGTACGACAGCAACATCCACTTCATGCGCATCCGCTGGGTGTCGCTGTCGATCGCCGCGCTCATCATGTTCATCGCCATCGGCGCGATGGCCGTGAAGGGCTTCAACTTCGCGCTCGACTTCACCGGCGGCGTCGGCATCGAGCTGCGCTTCCCGAAGGCGCCGGACGTCGATGACGTGCGCAACCGCCTGGAGAAGGCCGGCTATTCGAACGCGCAGGTGCAGACCTTCGGCACCGGCACGGACCTGCTGATCCGCCTCCAGGACAAGCCGCACGAAGAACGCGTGGGCGCGCCCGCCGGCGAGACCGGCAGCATCGCGCAGGACGTCCGCAAGATCGCCTCCACGCCCGACAACCAGGCCGAGGTGCGCAGCAGTGCGCAGATCAGCCCACAGGTCGGCAAGGAGCTCGCGCAGAATGGCGTGTATGCGCTGTTGTTCGTGGTCATCGGCTTCCTGGCCTACATCTCCTTCCGCTTCGAATGGAAATTCGCGGTGGCGGCGATCATCACCACGCTGCACGACGTCGTCGTCGTCGCCGGCTGGTTCGCGCTGACCGGGCATGAGTTCGACCTGACGGTGCTGGCCGGCGTGCTGTCGGTGATGGGCTACTCGATCAACGACACCATCGTGGTGTTCGACCGCGTGCGCGAGAACTTCCGCGGCGTGCGCGCCGAACCGGCCGAGATCCTCAACCGCTCGGTCAACCAGACGCTCTCGCGGACGGTCATCACCTCCTTCGTCGCCTTCCTCACCGTGGTCGCGCTGTACGTCTACGGCGGTGGTTCGCTGCAGGGCATGGCCGAATCGCAGATGCTCGGCATCATCATCGGCACGCTGTCCTCGATCTTCGTCGCCTGTCCGCTGCTGATGTGGCTCGGCGTGTCGAAGCAGGACCTGCTGCCGAAGGCGAAGGACGAAGCCGCGCTGGCGCGTCGCCCGTAA
- the secD gene encoding protein translocase subunit SecD: MLEYARWKYVVILLVLVLSTLYALPNIYPQDPSVQVTANHGSTVDKALQARVENTLKKAAITPKQIEISKDGNLLVRLFDPNVQIKAADAIRDELGSDFVVALNLASTVPPWLERIGARPMLLGLDLQGGVHFLMQVDQQAALGKRFEATAEDVRTTLREGGVAYTSVERRQDGSVLTTLAPSADPDKARALITKDLPNLQMEDGATASQFVVRIPQAELDKVSTEAIEQNVSTLRNRINELGVAEPIIQRQGSDRVVVQLPGVQDTAQAKRILGATATLEFRGVYEGGDVMDAVKTGNVPPDARLFQARGRGNNPPYPVLLKKRVIVSGDQLVGAQSTRSQDDGSPAVSITLNSAGGQRMFDYSSENVGKGLAVVYIERIPEVKLVDGKEVRSTRVKEEVISIANIRETLGKNFITSGLDSPKDAADLALLLRAGALAAPMEFVDERTVGPSLGKENVERGMTAVLYSFGFALTFFLVYYRMFGVITCVALLLNLLMVIAVMSVLGATLTLPGLAGIALTVGMSVDANVLINERIREELRLGLPPLTAIKEGYERAAGTIADANLTAILAGVALFAFGTGPVKGFAVSLIVGIATSMYTAVSVSRGIATLIYGHRRKLKSIAV, from the coding sequence ATGCTTGAATACGCGCGCTGGAAATACGTCGTCATCCTGTTGGTGCTGGTGCTGAGCACGCTGTACGCGCTGCCCAACATCTATCCGCAGGATCCTTCGGTGCAGGTCACCGCCAACCACGGCTCGACCGTCGACAAGGCGCTCCAGGCGCGCGTCGAGAACACGCTGAAGAAGGCGGCGATCACGCCCAAGCAGATCGAGATCTCCAAGGACGGCAACCTCCTCGTCCGCCTGTTCGATCCGAACGTGCAGATCAAGGCCGCCGACGCGATCCGCGACGAGCTCGGCAGCGATTTCGTCGTGGCGCTCAACCTCGCGTCCACCGTGCCGCCCTGGCTCGAGCGCATCGGCGCCAGGCCCATGCTGCTCGGCCTCGACCTGCAGGGCGGCGTGCACTTCCTGATGCAGGTGGACCAGCAGGCTGCGCTCGGCAAGCGCTTCGAAGCGACCGCCGAAGACGTGCGCACCACCTTGCGCGAGGGCGGCGTGGCGTACACGTCGGTCGAACGTCGCCAGGACGGTTCGGTCCTCACCACGCTCGCGCCCAGCGCCGATCCGGACAAGGCGCGCGCGCTGATCACCAAGGACCTGCCGAACCTGCAGATGGAAGACGGTGCAACGGCGAGCCAGTTCGTCGTGCGCATCCCGCAGGCCGAACTCGACAAGGTGTCGACCGAAGCCATCGAGCAGAACGTCAGCACGCTGCGCAACCGCATCAACGAGCTCGGCGTGGCCGAGCCGATCATCCAGCGCCAGGGCAGCGACCGCGTCGTCGTGCAGCTGCCGGGCGTGCAGGACACCGCGCAGGCCAAGCGCATCCTCGGCGCCACCGCGACGCTTGAATTCCGCGGCGTCTACGAAGGCGGCGACGTCATGGACGCGGTGAAGACGGGCAACGTCCCGCCGGATGCGCGCCTGTTCCAGGCCCGCGGCCGCGGCAACAACCCGCCGTACCCGGTGCTGCTGAAGAAGCGCGTCATCGTCTCCGGCGACCAGCTCGTCGGTGCGCAGTCCACGCGTTCGCAGGACGACGGTTCCCCGGCGGTGAGCATCACGCTCAACAGCGCCGGCGGCCAGCGCATGTTCGACTACTCCAGCGAGAACGTCGGCAAGGGCCTGGCGGTCGTCTACATCGAGCGCATCCCCGAGGTGAAGCTCGTCGACGGCAAGGAAGTGCGCAGCACCCGCGTGAAGGAAGAGGTGATCTCCATCGCCAACATCCGCGAGACGCTGGGCAAGAACTTCATCACCTCCGGCCTCGACAGCCCGAAGGACGCCGCCGACCTCGCGCTGCTGCTGCGCGCCGGCGCGCTCGCCGCGCCGATGGAATTCGTCGACGAACGCACCGTCGGCCCGAGCCTCGGCAAGGAGAACGTGGAGCGCGGCATGACCGCGGTGCTGTACTCCTTCGGCTTCGCGCTTACGTTCTTCCTCGTCTACTACCGCATGTTCGGCGTCATCACCTGCGTGGCGCTGCTGCTGAACCTGCTGATGGTGATCGCGGTGATGTCGGTCCTGGGCGCGACGCTCACCTTGCCGGGCCTTGCGGGCATCGCCTTGACGGTGGGTATGTCGGTCGACGCCAACGTGCTCATCAACGAACGCATCCGCGAAGAGTTGCGACTCGGCCTGCCACCGTTGACGGCCATCAAGGAAGGCTACGAGCGCGCGGCCGGCACCATCGCCGACGCCAACCTCACGGCCATCCTCGCGGGCGTGGCGCTGTTCGCCTTCGGCACCGGCCCGGTGAAGGGCTTCGCCGTCTCGCTGATCGTGGGCATCGCGACCTCGATGTACACCGCCGTGTCGGTCTCGCGCGGCATCGCCACGCTGATCTACGGCCACCGCCGCAAGCTCAAGTCGATCGCCGTCTGA
- the yajC gene encoding preprotein translocase subunit YajC: MDLLDLLIAPAYAQAAAPAGGSSMLSTLLLPIVFIGVMYFLMIRPQMKRQKDHRAMLEKLARGDEVITSGGLAGTVAEIGDNFVSVEIANGVQVRVQRGAIANVLPKGTLKSA; encoded by the coding sequence ATGGACCTGCTCGACCTGCTGATCGCCCCCGCTTACGCCCAGGCAGCCGCACCCGCCGGCGGCAGCAGCATGCTCTCCACGCTCCTGCTGCCCATCGTCTTCATCGGCGTCATGTACTTCCTCATGATCCGCCCGCAGATGAAGCGCCAGAAGGACCATCGCGCGATGCTCGAGAAGCTGGCGCGCGGCGACGAGGTGATCACCAGCGGCGGCCTCGCCGGCACGGTCGCCGAGATCGGCGACAACTTCGTCTCGGTGGAAATCGCCAACGGCGTGCAGGTGCGCGTGCAGCGCGGCGCCATCGCCAACGTGCTCCCGAAGGGCACGCTCAAGTCCGCCTGA
- the tgt gene encoding tRNA guanosine(34) transglycosylase Tgt, with protein MSRMTFERLGSDGLARRGRLRFPRGTVETPAFMPVGTYGSVKGVFPEQIRALGAEIILGNTFHLYLRPGLEVIEAHGGLHGFARWDGPILTDSGGFQVFSLAHRRKITEQGVTFAAPTDGSTVFLGPEESMRIQRVLDSDVVMIFDECTPYPATEAVARASMQLSLRWAERSKRAHEGNDAALFGIVQGGVHHALRSESAAGLREIGFDGYAIGGLAVGEPEHERNAMLEHTCPQLPEDRPRYLMGVGRPEDLVEAVARGVDMFDCVMPTRNARNGHYFTSTGTVRIRNAKYEKDVRPIEEGCGCPTCTGGYTRAYLRHLDRCNEMLAPMLGTLHNLWYYEKLMADMRAAIERGTFQAFRESFHAARAPAAVA; from the coding sequence ATGAGCCGCATGACCTTCGAACGCCTGGGCAGCGATGGCCTGGCACGCCGCGGCCGCCTGCGTTTTCCGCGCGGCACGGTGGAAACGCCTGCATTCATGCCGGTCGGCACCTACGGTTCGGTCAAGGGCGTGTTCCCCGAACAGATCCGTGCGCTCGGCGCGGAAATCATCCTCGGCAACACCTTCCATCTCTACCTGCGCCCCGGGCTCGAAGTGATCGAAGCGCACGGCGGCCTGCACGGCTTCGCGCGCTGGGACGGCCCGATCCTCACCGACTCCGGTGGCTTCCAGGTCTTCTCGCTGGCCCATCGCCGCAAGATCACCGAGCAGGGCGTCACCTTCGCCGCGCCCACCGACGGGTCCACCGTGTTCCTCGGCCCCGAGGAAAGCATGCGCATCCAGCGCGTGCTCGATTCGGACGTCGTGATGATCTTCGACGAGTGCACGCCGTACCCGGCGACCGAAGCGGTCGCGCGCGCGTCGATGCAGCTGAGCCTGCGCTGGGCGGAGCGCTCGAAGCGGGCGCACGAAGGCAACGACGCCGCCCTGTTCGGCATCGTGCAGGGCGGGGTGCACCACGCCCTGCGCAGCGAATCGGCCGCGGGCCTGCGCGAGATCGGCTTCGACGGCTATGCCATCGGGGGCCTGGCGGTCGGCGAACCCGAACACGAGCGCAACGCCATGCTCGAGCACACCTGCCCGCAGCTGCCGGAGGATCGCCCGCGCTACCTGATGGGCGTCGGGCGGCCGGAAGACCTGGTGGAGGCCGTGGCCCGCGGCGTGGACATGTTCGATTGCGTGATGCCCACGCGGAACGCGCGCAATGGCCACTACTTCACGAGCACCGGCACGGTGCGCATCCGCAACGCGAAGTACGAGAAAGATGTGAGGCCGATCGAGGAAGGCTGCGGCTGCCCCACGTGCACCGGCGGCTATACGCGTGCGTACCTGCGCCACCTGGACCGCTGCAACGAGATGCTCGCGCCGATGCTCGGGACCCTGCACAACCTCTGGTACTACGAAAAGCTGATGGCCGACATGCGCGCGGCCATCGAGCGGGGAACCTTCCAGGCGTTCCGGGAGTCATTCCACGCCGCACGTGCCCCGGCAGCCGTGGCCTGA
- the queA gene encoding tRNA preQ1(34) S-adenosylmethionine ribosyltransferase-isomerase QueA produces MKRSDFHYDLPPDLIAQAPLPERSASRLLVVPPAPAPLLDRGVRDLPGLLRAGDLLVFNDTRVIPARLYGQKASGGRVEILIERLLPGDEARAQIGASKSPKPDSRIALDAGGEAQVLGREGEFYRLRFHVDGPFEDWLQHAGRLPLPPYIQREADAADDARYQTVFAKETGAVAAPTAGLHFDETLLDALRTQGVEFGHVTLHVGAGTFQPVRVDELSEHRMHTEWLNVGAALVEQVRATRARGGRVIAVGTTVVRALESALRDGELYPYAGETSIFILPGYRIRSVDALLTNFHLPESTLLMLVSAFAGKARIFEAYAHAIAARYRFFSYGDAMLLWPEASR; encoded by the coding sequence TTGAAGCGCTCCGACTTCCATTACGACCTGCCGCCCGACCTGATTGCGCAGGCCCCGCTGCCAGAACGCTCGGCCAGCCGCCTGCTCGTGGTCCCGCCCGCGCCCGCGCCGTTGCTGGATCGCGGCGTCCGCGACCTGCCAGGCCTGCTGCGGGCCGGCGACCTGCTGGTGTTCAACGACACCCGCGTGATCCCCGCGCGCCTGTACGGCCAGAAGGCGAGCGGCGGCCGCGTCGAGATCCTGATCGAGCGGCTGTTGCCGGGCGACGAGGCGCGGGCCCAGATCGGCGCGAGCAAGTCGCCCAAGCCCGATTCGCGCATCGCCCTGGATGCGGGCGGCGAGGCCCAGGTGCTGGGTCGCGAAGGCGAGTTCTATCGCCTGCGTTTCCACGTCGATGGGCCGTTCGAGGACTGGCTGCAGCATGCCGGCCGCCTGCCGCTGCCGCCCTACATCCAGCGCGAAGCGGATGCGGCGGACGATGCGCGCTACCAGACGGTGTTCGCGAAGGAAACCGGCGCGGTCGCCGCGCCTACCGCCGGCCTGCATTTCGACGAAACACTGCTCGATGCGTTGCGCACGCAGGGCGTCGAATTCGGGCACGTCACGCTGCATGTCGGCGCGGGCACGTTCCAGCCGGTGCGCGTGGACGAGTTGTCCGAGCACCGCATGCACACCGAATGGCTGAACGTCGGTGCGGCGCTGGTCGAACAGGTGCGCGCCACGCGTGCGCGCGGCGGCCGCGTCATCGCCGTGGGTACCACCGTCGTGCGCGCGCTCGAATCCGCGCTGCGCGACGGCGAGCTGTATCCCTACGCCGGCGAAACCTCCATCTTCATCCTGCCGGGCTACCGCATCCGCTCCGTCGATGCGCTGCTCACCAATTTCCATTTGCCGGAGAGCACCTTGCTGATGCTCGTGTCCGCGTTCGCCGGGAAGGCGCGCATCTTCGAGGCCTACGCGCACGCGATCGCCGCGCGCTACCGCTTCTTCTCCTATGGCGATGCGATGCTGCTGTGGCCGGAGGCGTCGCGATGA